A single genomic interval of Alcaligenes sp. SDU_A2 harbors:
- a CDS encoding isovaleryl-CoA dehydrogenase yields MSLPGLNFDLGSDLDMLRDTVADFSQAEIAPLAAQLDRDDQFPMHLWKMFGDMGLLGMTVGEEYGGTNMGYLAHMIAMEEISRASASVALSYGAHSNLCVNQINRNGTEAQKRKYLPGLISGEHVGALAMSEPGAGSDVVSMKLRADKKGDRYVLNGSKMWITNGPDADTLVVYAKTDPQAGARGITAFLIEKGFAGFSVAQKLDKLGMRGSHTGELVFQDCEVPEENVLGQLHGGVKVLMSGLDYERAVLAGGPLGIMQAVMDVVTPYIHERKQFGQAIGEFQLIQAKMADMYTTLQASRALCYAVGKNLDRLGSDHVRSVRKDCAAAILYSAEKATWMAGEGIQILGGNGYINEFPTGRLWRDAKLYEIGAGTSEIRRMLIGRELFAETA; encoded by the coding sequence ATGAGTCTGCCCGGCCTGAATTTCGACCTTGGTTCCGATCTGGACATGCTGCGCGACACCGTCGCAGACTTTTCGCAGGCCGAAATCGCCCCCTTGGCCGCGCAGTTGGACCGCGACGACCAATTCCCCATGCATCTGTGGAAAATGTTCGGCGATATGGGTCTGCTGGGCATGACAGTCGGCGAGGAGTATGGCGGCACAAATATGGGCTACTTGGCCCACATGATCGCCATGGAAGAAATTTCCCGAGCCAGCGCCTCGGTCGCCTTATCCTATGGGGCGCATTCCAATCTGTGCGTCAACCAGATCAACCGCAACGGTACCGAAGCACAAAAGCGCAAATACCTGCCCGGCCTGATCAGCGGCGAACACGTAGGTGCCCTGGCCATGAGTGAACCGGGTGCCGGCTCGGATGTGGTCAGCATGAAGCTGCGCGCCGACAAAAAAGGCGACCGTTACGTATTGAACGGCTCCAAGATGTGGATCACCAACGGCCCGGATGCCGACACACTGGTGGTCTACGCCAAAACCGACCCCCAAGCCGGCGCGCGCGGCATTACCGCATTTTTGATCGAAAAAGGGTTTGCCGGCTTTTCTGTCGCCCAAAAGCTGGACAAGCTGGGCATGCGCGGCAGCCATACGGGCGAACTGGTGTTCCAGGACTGCGAAGTCCCCGAAGAAAACGTGCTGGGCCAACTTCACGGCGGCGTCAAAGTGCTGATGTCGGGGCTGGACTACGAGCGCGCCGTGTTGGCCGGAGGCCCGTTGGGCATCATGCAGGCCGTGATGGACGTGGTGACGCCCTACATTCACGAACGCAAACAGTTTGGCCAGGCCATCGGCGAATTTCAGCTGATCCAAGCAAAGATGGCGGACATGTACACCACCTTGCAGGCCAGCCGCGCCCTGTGCTATGCCGTAGGCAAGAATCTGGACCGCCTGGGCAGCGACCATGTACGTTCGGTGCGCAAGGACTGCGCCGCCGCCATTCTGTACAGCGCCGAGAAAGCGACCTGGATGGCCGGTGAAGGCATACAGATCCTGGGCGGCAATGGCTATATCAACGAATTTCCGACAGGCCGGCTCTGGCGCGATGCCAAACTGTATGAAATCGGCGCAGGCACCAGCGAAATCCGGCGTATGCTGATCGGCCGGGAACTGTTTGCCGAAACGGCCTGA
- a CDS encoding MerR family transcriptional regulator, translated as MTTNTWTISDLAHEFGVTPRTLRFYEDQGILSPLRQGTQRIYQPRDRTRLKLALRGKRLGLQLSEILTLINMYESPMDTAAQLKHYEAVLEEHRLRLERQRQDIDQTLQEIQAQLQLCRSQQDQRDTSIF; from the coding sequence ATGACGACAAACACCTGGACCATATCCGATCTGGCACATGAGTTCGGCGTTACCCCCCGAACGCTGCGTTTCTACGAGGACCAGGGCATTCTTAGCCCGCTACGCCAGGGCACGCAGCGCATCTATCAGCCGCGCGACCGTACACGCCTGAAGCTGGCGCTGCGCGGCAAGCGTCTGGGCCTGCAGCTATCCGAGATTCTGACCCTGATCAATATGTACGAATCCCCGATGGACACCGCTGCCCAGCTCAAGCATTATGAAGCCGTGCTGGAGGAACACCGCCTGCGCCTGGAACGCCAGCGCCAGGATATCGACCAGACCCTGCAGGAAATCCAGGCACAGCTACAACTGTGCCGGTCCCAACAGGATCAGCGCGATACGTCCATTTTCTAA
- a CDS encoding trans-sulfuration enzyme family protein produces the protein MTSDHALDTTLQHTGLAPFDPRTESAPVAVPIMRTSTVRFRTLDALDRAQAAKADPTQRSITYGRSGMDTHAALESVFCELESASQALLAPSGMAAISLAMLGLLDTGDHVLIADSAYGPVRYLEKTVLRRLGIQATFCAPTLQELERHRKPNTRMLYLESPGSLLMQMLDMPALAEFGRRHDMLLVTDNTWGSGYIYRPLELGFDVSVVAGTKYVAGHSDLMLGAVMSRDPHVNRRLHENHYALGFSISADDAWLALRGVRTLPIRMRESAANALKVCEFLAARPEVSRLYHPAWPQDPGHALWQRDCTGSNGMLSVQLRLNPVQARAFVDALTLFGIGFSWGGFESLVQLVDTSALKSHSYWPQTDDALVRLHIGLESAQDLCADLAQAFNIAARV, from the coding sequence ATGACCTCTGATCACGCTCTGGATACCACGCTGCAACATACTGGCCTGGCTCCTTTTGACCCACGCACAGAATCGGCACCGGTTGCCGTCCCCATCATGCGTACCAGTACGGTGCGTTTTCGTACGCTGGATGCGCTGGATCGGGCCCAGGCCGCCAAAGCCGACCCCACCCAGCGTTCGATTACGTATGGACGTTCGGGCATGGACACCCATGCTGCCCTGGAGTCTGTGTTCTGCGAACTGGAATCGGCCAGCCAGGCTTTGCTGGCACCCTCGGGCATGGCGGCCATTAGCCTGGCCATGCTGGGCCTGCTGGACACGGGCGACCATGTCCTGATTGCCGACAGTGCCTATGGGCCGGTACGTTATCTGGAAAAGACGGTATTGCGCCGTCTGGGCATACAGGCCACATTCTGCGCGCCCACGCTGCAGGAGCTGGAGCGCCATCGCAAGCCCAATACTCGCATGCTGTATCTGGAGTCGCCCGGTTCGTTGTTGATGCAGATGCTGGATATGCCTGCCTTGGCCGAGTTTGGTCGTCGTCACGATATGTTGTTGGTGACCGACAATACCTGGGGATCGGGCTATATCTACCGGCCACTGGAGCTGGGCTTTGATGTGTCGGTGGTGGCCGGCACCAAGTATGTAGCGGGCCACTCCGATCTGATGCTGGGTGCCGTCATGTCCCGCGACCCGCATGTAAACCGGCGCTTGCACGAGAATCACTATGCGCTGGGGTTTTCTATCAGTGCGGATGATGCCTGGCTGGCCTTGCGTGGCGTGCGTACTTTGCCGATCCGCATGCGCGAAAGCGCGGCCAATGCGCTGAAGGTGTGCGAGTTTCTGGCAGCCCGCCCTGAAGTCAGTCGCCTTTATCATCCCGCCTGGCCTCAGGACCCTGGTCATGCGCTGTGGCAGCGGGATTGCACCGGCTCGAATGGCATGTTGTCTGTGCAGTTGCGTTTGAATCCGGTCCAGGCGCGCGCTTTTGTCGACGCGTTGACTTTGTTCGGCATCGGTTTTTCGTGGGGGGGCTTTGAAAGTCTGGTGCAGTTGGTGGATACGTCCGCCCTCAAGTCGCACAGCTACTGGCCGCAGACCGACGATGCGTTGGTGCGTTTGCACATTGGTCTGGAGTCCGCGCAGGACCTGTGCGCGGATCTGGCCCAGGCGTTCAATATCGCGGCGCGGGTCTGA
- a CDS encoding MBL fold metallo-hydrolase, with amino-acid sequence MNPNEQKLVYPWADTLPEPGRSLEVVPGVRWLRMPLPFALDHINLWLLRDEIDGRQGWTIVDTGIARAEVRLLWEQVFEQELQGLPVLRVLVTHMHPDHVGLADWLCGLWNVPLWMSMTDYTVARLWSGAASQPAGQVGGPNGIAAEAHFVRHGLQDEQARAQIRSRGDYYPSMVPSVPARFVRLMDGQTVTIDGRPWQLIVGYGHAPEHMSLYSPDLQVLISGDMLLPRISTNVSVFDTEPQANPLPLYLKSLERYQGLAPDTLVLPSHGKPFRGMHERIRQQQTHHAERLDDVLQACGEPCSAADILPVLFHRKLDSHQMTFAMGEAIAHLHALYFEGRLRRLEGEDGVLRFQRI; translated from the coding sequence ATGAATCCTAACGAACAGAAACTTGTCTATCCCTGGGCGGATACGCTGCCTGAGCCGGGCCGTAGCCTGGAAGTGGTGCCGGGTGTGCGCTGGCTGCGCATGCCTTTGCCTTTTGCACTGGATCACATCAATCTTTGGCTGCTGCGCGATGAAATCGATGGCCGCCAGGGCTGGACCATCGTCGATACGGGCATAGCGCGCGCGGAAGTGCGCCTGCTGTGGGAGCAGGTGTTCGAGCAGGAGTTACAGGGCCTGCCGGTGCTGCGGGTGCTGGTCACGCATATGCACCCGGATCATGTCGGGTTGGCCGACTGGCTGTGCGGCTTGTGGAATGTGCCTTTGTGGATGAGCATGACGGATTACACCGTTGCCAGGCTGTGGTCGGGCGCGGCCAGCCAGCCTGCTGGTCAGGTGGGCGGACCCAACGGTATCGCGGCCGAAGCGCATTTTGTGCGCCACGGTCTGCAGGACGAACAGGCGCGTGCCCAGATCCGCAGCCGTGGCGACTATTATCCGTCTATGGTGCCGTCGGTACCGGCGCGTTTCGTGCGTTTGATGGACGGTCAGACCGTGACAATAGACGGTCGGCCTTGGCAGTTGATCGTCGGATACGGTCATGCGCCCGAGCATATGTCCTTGTACAGTCCGGACTTGCAGGTGCTGATTTCCGGCGACATGCTGTTGCCGCGCATCTCCACCAACGTCAGCGTGTTTGACACCGAGCCCCAGGCTAATCCCTTGCCCTTGTATCTGAAGTCTTTGGAGCGTTACCAGGGCTTAGCGCCGGATACGCTGGTTTTACCTTCGCACGGCAAGCCGTTCCGAGGCATGCACGAGCGCATCCGGCAGCAGCAAACGCATCATGCCGAGCGTCTGGACGATGTGCTTCAGGCCTGTGGTGAACCATGCAGTGCAGCTGACATTCTGCCCGTGCTGTTTCATCGCAAGCTGGACTCGCATCAGATGACGTTCGCTATGGGCGAGGCGATTGCGCATTTGCACGCTTTGTATTTCGAGGGCCGCCTGCGCCGCCTGGAAGGCGAAGACGGCGTCCTGCGTTTCCAGCGCATATAG